A region of Acaryochloris sp. CCMEE 5410 DNA encodes the following proteins:
- a CDS encoding ELWxxDGT repeat protein: MQNPFQKDSSNETKVMLDVPAIPTTIVFIDSNVDDKDTLINGVNHNVKVVILDPQEDGIKKITRVLKFHPEIEAIHIVSHGIPGSLSLGNIELTLESLDRYASELKSWIKLVNFPAILLYGCNLAAGKVGTKFLEKLHHITHLPIAASRTKIGSCLLGGSWQLGVRLGKHALFSHKAFTQETLASYAGIFASVQLVKDINPGVSDSDPRSFFKLGNQLFFVATDGVAGRELWVSDGTETGTQLVKNIDPNNNFINGPSIFDLSGPQSFTQFGDKLIFTASNGVTGRELWITDGTEAGTKLIKDINPSQIDFLFPNDSNFPLPRFLTELDGKLFFTANDDITGQELWVTDGTESGTQLVKDINPFNNFSGRSNFGGPENLIIFDGKLFFTAPDGVRGIGLWASDGTEAGTQLVKAITNIAIPSLLRNFKEVDGKLFFLGNDGTSGQELWVSDGTEVGTRRVKNINPSNDDRFGLAPSNFIGIDDKLFFTANDGIRGRELWVSDGTEAGTKLVKDINPSNGDFPAPSDFIRIDDKLFFTANDGIRGRELWVSDGTEAGTKLVKDINPSNGDFPAPSDFIRIDDKLFFTANDGIRGRELWVSDGTEAGTQLVRDINPSSDDSTSLGNLIEIDGKLLFRADDGVSGQELWISDGTEAGTQLFADINPSGDGFFSFSRFQAVDNKLFFSVDDGINGKELWIASIPKNIISGDKGNNVLNGTTDDDFISGLEGDDVIRGRLGDDLIRGNNGIDVLFGDQGNDAIEGGAGNDQIFGDQGADRLEGGAGDDIIEGGDGDDVVTVRNFTGIDVLDGGNGDDTVRFIPTDGRNLSIFLAQGFVGDGLLGGQTFKNFETIVTGQGNDRLLGNAQDNTLNGGSGDDLLKGELGNDVLFGSQGNDVIEGGAGNDQIFGDQGADRLEGGAGDDTIEGGDGDDVVTVRNFTGIDVLDGGSGDDILRFDPNDSRDLSIFLSQGFVGDGLLGGQTFKNFETIVTGRGNDRLLGNEQDNILGGGSGDDGLFGGDGDDELNGGADRDNLAGGLGADTLIGGQDADILDGNRGNDILIGEAGADQFLFKEDLLDGQTDIDTILDFEIEDTLNFSSYRNAGGFINATRVTQNLLRLNLSGEDIVNITGSSSALDLAENQLQ, from the coding sequence ATGCAAAATCCTTTCCAAAAAGATTCATCAAACGAGACTAAAGTGATGCTTGATGTCCCAGCTATACCAACCACTATCGTATTTATTGACTCAAATGTTGATGATAAAGATACGTTGATTAATGGGGTGAATCATAATGTCAAGGTAGTGATATTAGATCCCCAAGAGGATGGCATAAAAAAGATTACCCGAGTACTAAAATTCCATCCAGAAATTGAAGCAATTCACATAGTCTCTCATGGGATACCAGGCTCTTTATCACTCGGAAATATTGAGTTGACCTTGGAAAGCCTAGATAGGTATGCTTCAGAACTAAAAAGTTGGATAAAACTAGTAAATTTTCCCGCTATTCTGCTCTATGGATGCAACTTAGCGGCAGGAAAGGTGGGAACTAAATTTCTAGAGAAATTACACCATATCACTCATTTACCGATTGCTGCTTCACGAACGAAAATTGGCAGTTGTCTCTTGGGTGGCAGTTGGCAGCTTGGGGTAAGACTTGGCAAACATGCTCTATTCTCCCACAAAGCTTTTACCCAAGAGACTCTAGCTTCCTATGCTGGTATCTTTGCAAGTGTCCAATTAGTGAAAGACATCAATCCTGGTGTTAGTGACTCTGATCCCCGTAGCTTCTTTAAGCTTGGTAACCAGCTATTCTTCGTCGCTACGGATGGTGTCGCAGGTCGAGAACTTTGGGTGAGTGACGGCACTGAAACCGGGACACAGCTCGTAAAAAATATTGATCCTAATAATAACTTCATTAATGGACCCAGTATTTTTGACTTATCAGGCCCACAAAGCTTTACTCAATTCGGTGACAAGCTAATTTTCACTGCTTCTAATGGAGTAACTGGAAGAGAATTATGGATCACTGATGGTACTGAAGCGGGGACAAAACTTATTAAAGATATTAATCCTAGTCAGATAGATTTTCTTTTTCCCAATGATAGTAATTTCCCTCTCCCACGATTCTTAACTGAGCTTGATGGCAAGTTATTCTTCACAGCCAATGATGATATAACGGGCCAAGAGCTATGGGTAACTGATGGCACTGAATCTGGTACACAGTTAGTAAAAGATATTAATCCTTTTAATAATTTCTCTGGCCGTTCTAATTTCGGAGGCCCAGAAAATTTAATTATATTTGATGGCAAGCTGTTCTTCACTGCCCCAGATGGTGTTAGAGGTATCGGGTTATGGGCGAGCGATGGTACTGAAGCGGGAACTCAGCTGGTTAAAGCTATTACTAATATTGCTATCCCATCTTTACTACGTAACTTCAAGGAAGTTGACGGCAAGTTGTTTTTCCTAGGAAATGATGGCACTAGTGGCCAAGAACTTTGGGTGAGTGATGGTACAGAAGTGGGTACTCGGCGGGTTAAAAATATCAATCCTAGTAATGATGACAGATTTGGATTGGCTCCAAGTAATTTTATAGGGATTGATGACAAGCTATTTTTCACAGCCAATGATGGTATTCGAGGTCGCGAACTATGGGTAAGTGATGGCACTGAAGCTGGCACGAAGCTTGTTAAAGATATTAACCCCAGTAACGGTGACTTCCCTGCTCCAAGTGATTTTATAAGGATTGATGACAAGCTATTTTTCACAGCCAATGACGGCATCCGAGGTCGCGAACTATGGGTAAGTGATGGCACTGAAGCTGGCACGAAGCTTGTTAAAGATATTAACCCCAGTAACGGTGACTTCCCTGCTCCAAGTGATTTTATAAGGATTGATGACAAGCTATTTTTCACAGCCAATGACGGCATCCGAGGTCGCGAACTATGGGTAAGTGATGGCACTGAAGCTGGCACACAATTAGTGAGGGATATTAATCCGAGTAGTGATGATTCTACTAGTCTAGGTAACCTTATAGAGATTGATGGCAAGCTTCTTTTCAGAGCAGACGATGGGGTGAGTGGTCAAGAGCTATGGATTAGTGATGGCACTGAAGCTGGGACGCAATTATTTGCAGATATTAATCCAAGTGGTGATGGCTTCTTTAGCTTTAGTAGATTCCAAGCAGTAGATAACAAGTTATTTTTCTCTGTTGATGATGGCATTAATGGGAAGGAACTATGGATTGCCTCTATTCCCAAAAATATTATTTCTGGGGATAAAGGAAATAATGTTCTGAATGGCACTACTGATGATGATTTTATTAGTGGTTTAGAAGGAGATGATGTTATTCGCGGCAGGCTCGGTGATGACCTTATCAGAGGAAATAATGGCATCGACGTTCTTTTTGGTGATCAAGGGAATGATGCGATTGAAGGGGGAGCTGGCAATGATCAGATATTTGGTGATCAAGGGGCAGACAGATTAGAGGGTGGGGCGGGGGATGACATCATCGAAGGCGGAGATGGCGATGACGTTGTGACAGTTAGGAACTTCACGGGTATTGATGTTCTTGATGGAGGAAATGGAGATGACACCGTGCGGTTTATACCCACGGATGGCCGCAATTTAAGTATTTTTCTTGCCCAAGGATTCGTTGGAGATGGCCTCTTAGGGGGGCAAACTTTCAAAAACTTTGAAACCATTGTCACTGGCCAAGGTAATGATCGTTTATTAGGGAATGCACAAGACAACACCTTAAACGGAGGTAGTGGTGATGACCTGCTCAAAGGTGAGCTTGGTAACGATGTTCTATTTGGCAGTCAAGGGAATGATGTAATTGAAGGGGGTGCTGGCAATGATCAGATATTTGGTGATCAAGGGGCAGACAGATTAGAGGGTGGGGCGGGGGATGACACCATCGAAGGTGGAGATGGCGATGACGTTGTGACAGTTAGGAACTTCACGGGTATTGATGTTCTTGATGGAGGAAGTGGAGATGATATCCTTCGGTTCGATCCTAATGATAGTCGTGACTTAAGTATCTTTCTTTCTCAAGGGTTTGTTGGGGATGGTCTTCTAGGGGGACAAACTTTCAAAAACTTTGAAACTATTGTCACTGGCCGAGGTAACGATCGTTTGTTAGGTAATGAACAAGACAACATCTTAGGCGGGGGTAGCGGTGATGACGGACTGTTTGGAGGCGACGGTGATGACGAGCTGAATGGTGGGGCAGATCGAGATAACCTCGCTGGTGGATTAGGTGCTGATACACTAATTGGTGGTCAAGATGCAGATATCCTCGATGGTAATAGAGGGAATGATATTTTGATTGGTGAAGCAGGGGCTGATCAATTTCTGTTTAAGGAAGATCTTCTTGATGGTCAGACTGACATTGATACCATTCTGGACTTTGAGATCGAGGACACTCTAAATTTCAGCTCTTATAGGAATGCGGGTGGCTTCATTAATGCCACGAGAGTTACACAAAATCTACTACGGCTTAATCTGAGTGGAGAGGATATCGTGAATATTACAGGCTCTTCAAGTGCCTTGGATTTAGCTGAGAATCAACTCCAATAG
- a CDS encoding AAA family ATPase, whose translation MNLGYHLGQRGHSVLLIDMDPQASLTIFMGLEPGDLEQTICDAILDEGLLPIHKDIHHVDLIPSNIDLSAAEMQLVSTIMRELRLKTVLESELEHYDFILIDAPPSLGILSVLSLVASTHVLIPIHTQHKSFKGTELLLNSVAAVRKNANRDLKLAGVIPTIYASRNVQDESTLDAIKEQLSAITTVYPPIPRSTAFPDATQKCLPLSLHDPKHPALRVLEDIANGMEKLS comes from the coding sequence ATGAATCTTGGTTATCACCTAGGGCAACGAGGACATTCCGTGTTGCTGATAGATATGGATCCTCAAGCCAGCCTGACTATTTTTATGGGTTTAGAGCCTGGTGATCTTGAACAAACGATCTGTGATGCTATTTTGGATGAAGGTCTTTTGCCAATCCATAAAGATATCCATCATGTAGACTTAATCCCATCGAATATTGATCTAAGCGCTGCAGAAATGCAATTAGTTTCGACCATAATGAGGGAGTTAAGACTGAAAACTGTTCTGGAGTCGGAGCTAGAGCATTATGACTTTATCTTGATAGATGCTCCTCCTAGTCTTGGGATACTGAGTGTTTTGAGTTTAGTTGCTTCAACTCACGTACTCATCCCAATTCATACTCAACATAAAAGCTTTAAAGGAACAGAGCTACTCCTCAACAGTGTTGCAGCGGTTCGTAAGAACGCTAATCGAGATCTTAAGCTTGCCGGGGTTATTCCAACTATCTATGCCTCTCGTAACGTACAGGATGAAAGTACATTGGATGCCATTAAGGAACAATTATCTGCGATTACAACTGTCTATCCTCCTATACCAAGATCTACTGCATTCCCTGATGCCACCCAAAAGTGTCTGCCTTTATCCCTCCACGATCCTAAACATCCAGCTTTAAGGGTTCTGGAAGATATTGCCAATGGAATGGAAAAACTGTCATGA
- a CDS encoding ParB/RepB/Spo0J family partition protein, translating to MTKRRNNFSKMRGIEAFLEPPPEAAKKEKKVDLLPINELQLPLKQPRRYFDPSKMRQLVASIKEHGVIEPLLVRLLDEGQHELVAGERRFRAATEAGLEKVPVVIQVLSDQEALQLSLVENLQREDLNPVEETEGILDLFSIEQSISKEEVIALLNLSANAKKRGQELTDNVVRQLESMQETLTVLGQTTLESFRVHRLPLLNLPTDILEKLREGAIAYTKAKAIARVKDKRKRRRLLKEAIEKQMSLVQIKERIKSLCCDPKPDSPRVEFESLTRKIAKSKLWENPKKWKRAQTLLAQLDALASED from the coding sequence ATGACAAAACGACGGAATAATTTCTCAAAAATGAGAGGGATCGAGGCTTTCCTAGAACCTCCTCCTGAAGCTGCTAAAAAGGAAAAAAAAGTCGATTTACTACCAATCAATGAATTACAACTTCCATTAAAGCAACCTCGTCGATATTTTGATCCGAGTAAGATGCGCCAGCTTGTTGCTTCGATCAAAGAACATGGCGTCATAGAGCCTCTTTTAGTTCGATTGCTTGACGAAGGTCAGCATGAGCTTGTAGCTGGAGAGAGACGTTTCCGAGCAGCGACAGAAGCGGGTCTTGAGAAAGTACCTGTAGTTATTCAGGTATTAAGTGATCAGGAAGCTTTACAGCTCTCTCTAGTTGAAAATTTACAGCGCGAAGACCTCAATCCTGTTGAAGAGACTGAAGGGATATTAGATCTATTCAGTATTGAACAGAGTATTTCCAAAGAGGAGGTCATTGCTTTGCTGAATCTGTCAGCTAATGCTAAAAAGCGAGGCCAAGAATTGACGGACAACGTTGTCCGTCAATTAGAAAGTATGCAGGAAACACTTACCGTTCTTGGACAAACTACCTTAGAAAGCTTTAGAGTCCACCGCCTACCTCTTCTAAATTTACCAACTGATATTTTAGAAAAATTGCGTGAGGGTGCGATTGCCTATACCAAAGCAAAGGCAATCGCACGAGTCAAAGATAAACGAAAACGTCGGCGTTTACTTAAAGAAGCAATAGAGAAACAAATGTCTCTCGTTCAAATCAAGGAACGGATTAAGTCGCTTTGTTGTGATCCCAAGCCAGATTCTCCCAGAGTTGAATTTGAATCTCTCACGCGAAAGATCGCAAAATCTAAGCTTTGGGAGAATCCTAAGAAGTGGAAACGTGCTCAAACTCTTCTAGCACAGTTAGATGCATTAGCGTCTGAGGACTAA
- a CDS encoding class I SAM-dependent methyltransferase, with protein MSGQPKKKLHSSDYFGEARDFWWNLDFLQLMGQRWQVENVNTVLDVGCGQGHWGQVLSQILPVHTTLVGIDQEPKWVEEAERRAQDLGLDKRFSYEQGNADALPSPDCQFDLVTCQTVLIHMADPVKVLGEMMRVLKPGGLLVVAEPNNLAGVLMFSSLSTEGSIEQICQDVECHATCERGKISLGEGNSSLGDLVPGYFAKLGLQNIQTYISDKASPLFPPYSSKEQQVSKQLYLDWFERGRWSRAESLRYFLAGGGTEQGFEAYWVQMLRKNKSVEQSLLKEEFYTSGGAVMYLVSGRKSNKS; from the coding sequence GTGTCTGGTCAGCCTAAAAAGAAGCTTCATTCATCTGACTATTTTGGAGAAGCGCGAGATTTCTGGTGGAATCTAGATTTTTTACAGTTGATGGGGCAAAGATGGCAAGTTGAGAATGTCAACACCGTGCTAGATGTTGGCTGTGGTCAAGGGCATTGGGGTCAAGTTCTCTCTCAAATTCTGCCAGTTCATACTACTTTAGTTGGCATTGATCAGGAACCAAAATGGGTAGAAGAAGCAGAACGACGAGCACAAGATCTTGGGTTAGATAAACGATTCAGCTATGAACAAGGGAATGCTGATGCACTCCCCTCGCCAGATTGCCAATTCGATTTAGTGACTTGCCAAACGGTTCTCATTCACATGGCTGATCCCGTTAAAGTATTGGGGGAAATGATGCGTGTCCTGAAGCCTGGAGGATTGCTTGTCGTCGCAGAGCCTAATAACTTAGCAGGTGTACTGATGTTTAGTAGCTTAAGCACGGAAGGATCAATAGAGCAGATTTGCCAAGATGTGGAGTGTCATGCGACTTGCGAACGAGGAAAAATCAGCTTAGGTGAAGGCAATAGCTCACTGGGGGATCTGGTGCCAGGCTATTTCGCTAAGCTTGGGTTGCAAAACATTCAAACGTATATATCAGATAAAGCGTCTCCCTTATTTCCGCCCTACAGTTCTAAGGAACAACAAGTTTCTAAGCAGCTTTATTTGGATTGGTTTGAGCGAGGACGCTGGAGCAGAGCAGAATCTCTACGGTATTTTCTAGCAGGTGGAGGGACTGAACAAGGTTTTGAGGCTTACTGGGTACAGATGTTGAGAAAGAATAAGTCAGTTGAACAATCTCTTCTTAAAGAGGAATTTTATACGAGTGGTGGAGCAGTGATGTATCTAGTTTCCGGGCGAAAATCAAATAAATCTTAG
- a CDS encoding DUF1816 domain-containing protein, translating into MMATLSSFLADLSNHLGLAWWVEIKTLSPICTYFFGPFLIRKEAEAALFGYVEDLEAEQAQNIVAHIQRCHPPHLTICNEMEYSC; encoded by the coding sequence ATGATGGCTACTCTATCAAGTTTCCTGGCTGATCTATCGAATCACCTGGGCCTAGCCTGGTGGGTTGAGATCAAAACGTTATCTCCGATATGCACTTATTTTTTTGGTCCCTTTCTGATTCGCAAGGAAGCAGAAGCGGCATTGTTTGGGTATGTAGAAGATTTAGAAGCAGAACAGGCTCAGAACATAGTTGCCCATATTCAGCGTTGTCATCCACCCCATTTGACCATTTGCAATGAGATGGAGTATTCGTGCTGA
- a CDS encoding phosphoribosyltransferase has protein sequence MMPLLRNRADAGQQLATQLTHYVNQSNVLVIALPRGGVPVAFEIAKELNAPSDICLVRKLGVPGMSELAMGAITSDGVILLNDEVVSELDISPQIIEQVATNEMRELYRQAYLYQGDRPPSRIHDHILILVDDGIATATTIRAAIVMLQKQQPCQIVVAAPVIEAGTYETLKTEVEEVVFLINPQPLYSIGFWYEDFSQTSDEELKKLLAIKYRSKYR, from the coding sequence ATGATGCCACTTCTCCGTAATCGTGCCGATGCTGGTCAACAGTTAGCAACTCAATTAACTCACTATGTAAACCAATCCAATGTTTTGGTAATTGCCTTACCTCGGGGAGGTGTCCCCGTTGCTTTTGAGATAGCAAAGGAACTCAATGCACCTTCAGATATCTGCCTAGTGCGTAAGTTAGGTGTCCCTGGCATGAGCGAGCTGGCAATGGGAGCAATAACTTCAGATGGGGTAATACTGTTGAATGATGAGGTTGTCAGTGAACTAGATATTTCTCCTCAGATTATTGAGCAAGTGGCAACCAATGAGATGCGAGAATTATACCGCCAAGCTTACCTTTATCAAGGTGATCGTCCACCATCCCGTATTCATGATCATATTCTTATTCTTGTTGATGATGGGATAGCTACAGCTACAACGATTCGAGCTGCTATTGTCATGCTTCAGAAGCAGCAGCCTTGTCAAATCGTTGTAGCTGCTCCAGTGATTGAAGCAGGGACTTATGAAACATTGAAAACTGAGGTGGAAGAAGTGGTGTTTCTGATAAACCCACAGCCTTTGTACTCGATAGGCTTCTGGTATGAAGACTTTTCTCAAACATCTGATGAAGAGTTGAAAAAGTTGTTAGCTATTAAATATCGATCCAAGTATCGTTAA
- the istA gene encoding IS21 family transposase codes for MAYKRQGATLSMSKFREIIRLHELGHNKSEIARSCLIARSTVRDYLHRAQRQSLSYDQLNQLSDSDIQHLLGKGQRQSSRKKPAIDFEYVHREMQRKGVTLGLLWMEGKERGDWNCSYSGFCRRYRQWKKQHSLSMRQTHKGAEKIFVDYCGMTVPVVHPKTGEVTQAQVFVACCGASNYTYAEATESQTIKNWLGSHQRALAFFGGVPVAIVPDNLKSGVTDPCRYEPGINRSYQDFAEHYNVIILPARPKCPRDKPKVENAVQQVERHILAPLRDQTFTSFKQLNEAIAAGLEKLNHRTMKSYGLSRRELFEQVDQPELRPLPSHGFEFGEFKTAKVSFDYHIEVNRHYYSVPYGYVGQSVSVKITESLVQIFHDHQRIAIHERSSLPFQHSTQEGHMPPAHLAHKTQSRETFLAWAEKVGPATKQQVIEIFEKKAHDEQAFRTLKGVQHLRTTHGPERLEAACKRANAMGMVGQRYLKSMLQHKLESDPLPDETHKVIPIHHVNVRGSEYYQAT; via the coding sequence ATGGCCTATAAACGTCAAGGAGCAACCCTGTCGATGAGTAAATTTAGAGAAATTATTCGCTTACATGAACTCGGTCACAATAAATCTGAGATCGCCCGTAGCTGCTTAATCGCCCGTTCTACTGTCCGAGACTATCTGCATCGTGCCCAGCGTCAATCCCTCAGTTACGACCAGTTAAACCAACTGAGTGATAGTGATATCCAGCATTTGCTGGGAAAAGGTCAGCGTCAGTCTTCCCGCAAGAAACCTGCCATTGATTTCGAATATGTACATCGAGAGATGCAACGCAAAGGGGTCACCCTCGGCCTACTGTGGATGGAGGGTAAAGAGCGCGGAGACTGGAACTGTAGCTATAGTGGCTTTTGCCGTCGATACCGTCAGTGGAAAAAGCAGCACTCGCTATCCATGCGCCAGACCCACAAGGGAGCGGAAAAAATCTTTGTGGACTACTGCGGAATGACCGTTCCGGTGGTCCATCCCAAAACTGGTGAGGTGACTCAAGCTCAAGTATTTGTGGCCTGCTGTGGCGCCAGCAACTACACCTATGCAGAAGCGACCGAAAGCCAAACCATCAAGAACTGGCTCGGATCTCATCAACGGGCCTTGGCCTTCTTTGGTGGGGTGCCGGTCGCTATCGTTCCAGACAACCTCAAGTCAGGAGTCACAGATCCGTGCCGTTATGAGCCCGGTATCAATCGGAGTTATCAAGACTTTGCGGAACACTACAACGTGATCATCTTGCCCGCTCGCCCCAAATGCCCTCGGGATAAACCCAAAGTGGAGAATGCGGTGCAGCAAGTGGAACGTCATATTCTCGCACCCTTGAGAGACCAGACCTTTACCAGTTTCAAGCAACTGAATGAAGCGATTGCAGCGGGGCTAGAGAAACTCAACCATCGGACCATGAAATCCTATGGTCTATCCCGTCGAGAATTATTTGAGCAAGTGGACCAACCAGAACTCAGACCCTTGCCCAGCCATGGGTTTGAGTTTGGCGAATTTAAAACCGCGAAAGTGAGTTTTGATTACCACATTGAGGTGAACCGCCACTATTACAGTGTCCCTTATGGCTATGTGGGTCAGTCGGTATCGGTCAAGATCACTGAATCCTTAGTACAGATTTTTCATGACCATCAGCGCATTGCGATACATGAACGTTCAAGCTTGCCGTTTCAGCATTCCACGCAAGAGGGGCATATGCCACCGGCACATTTGGCTCACAAAACCCAATCGAGAGAGACCTTCCTAGCTTGGGCCGAGAAGGTTGGACCGGCAACGAAGCAGCAAGTGATAGAGATCTTTGAGAAGAAAGCCCATGATGAACAGGCGTTTCGGACCTTAAAAGGGGTGCAACATCTCAGAACAACCCATGGACCCGAACGATTGGAAGCAGCCTGCAAAAGAGCCAATGCCATGGGGATGGTGGGCCAACGTTATCTCAAGTCCATGCTCCAACACAAACTGGAATCCGACCCCTTACCGGATGAAACCCATAAGGTGATTCCGATTCACCATGTCAATGTCCGAGGGTCCGAATACTATCAAGCGACATAG
- the istB gene encoding IS21-like element helper ATPase IstB: protein MQAMIDQLQHMKLTGFLEAWREQQAMPTYHDLSFDERLALMVEREYIRRQNQRMQRRLRQARLPVHATLDAVDFDVPRGLRKIQFLEFAQGHWLQENLSLIILGPTGVGKSFLAAVLSHHLCKQGHSVRYIKTADLVLELKLAKGDGSYPKLRKQLAAYDLLVLDEWLRDPLSVFEAREVLDILDERFRKASCLFATQMPLEQWHSQIQDPTLADAILDRIIHDAMKVSLRGESMRKLTSKLTLKPEGELSIDRSHEEKTTRETTPRSNPKTHKEKKDEKKEGQMHE from the coding sequence ATGCAAGCAATGATTGACCAGCTGCAACACATGAAGCTCACGGGCTTTTTGGAAGCTTGGCGAGAACAGCAGGCGATGCCCACCTATCATGATCTGTCCTTCGATGAACGACTGGCCTTGATGGTAGAGCGCGAATACATCCGACGACAAAACCAACGAATGCAACGCCGACTCAGGCAAGCTCGACTGCCAGTGCATGCCACCTTAGATGCGGTGGACTTTGATGTGCCCAGAGGACTTCGTAAAATCCAGTTCCTTGAATTTGCTCAAGGCCATTGGCTCCAGGAAAATCTGTCATTGATCATCCTAGGGCCGACGGGCGTTGGGAAGTCTTTCTTAGCGGCCGTATTGTCCCATCATTTGTGTAAGCAAGGCCATAGCGTCCGCTATATCAAAACCGCTGACCTAGTGCTGGAGTTGAAGTTGGCCAAAGGAGATGGGTCTTATCCCAAACTCCGAAAGCAATTAGCAGCCTACGATCTACTCGTGTTGGATGAATGGCTTAGAGATCCACTGTCTGTCTTTGAAGCCAGAGAAGTGCTCGATATCTTAGACGAGCGGTTCCGCAAAGCCTCCTGTTTATTCGCCACGCAAATGCCCCTGGAGCAATGGCACTCGCAAATTCAAGATCCCACTCTGGCTGATGCCATCCTGGACCGGATTATCCATGATGCGATGAAGGTCTCACTGCGAGGAGAATCCATGCGGAAATTGACCAGCAAACTGACCTTGAAGCCAGAAGGGGAACTGAGTATTGACCGTTCACATGAGGAGAAAACAACGAGAGAAACGACCCCAAGATCTAACCCGAAAACGCACAAGGAGAAGAAGGATGAAAAAAAGGAGGGACAGATGCATGAATAG
- a CDS encoding lipid-binding SYLF domain-containing protein: MALESHDEVQESTKVFTEINREPKTRIPSSLLQRSQAIAILTNVTQGGFIFGVRRGDGVILIRKPNGGWSNPAFITITGGSFGLQAGARSSDVILVFPSQTALKTVLSGAFEFGGSVSGTAGPVGEQPVESLEGFNGDKVYTYSRSEGLFGGVTLEGSDLDDDDELNKEFYGQPITATQIFQRSSMQAPVVVDSLKQVLQQAEAGIR, encoded by the coding sequence ATGGCTCTTGAATCTCATGATGAAGTGCAAGAATCAACTAAAGTGTTTACGGAAATCAATCGCGAACCTAAAACTCGGATCCCCTCAAGTCTCCTACAACGTAGTCAAGCGATCGCCATTCTTACCAATGTCACCCAAGGGGGATTCATCTTTGGAGTTCGACGGGGCGATGGCGTTATCCTCATTCGCAAGCCGAATGGTGGTTGGAGTAATCCAGCCTTTATTACGATTACGGGAGGTAGTTTTGGTCTACAAGCAGGTGCTAGATCTAGTGATGTCATCCTGGTCTTTCCCAGTCAAACTGCGCTAAAAACTGTGCTCTCTGGGGCATTTGAATTTGGAGGGAGCGTCTCGGGAACTGCAGGACCTGTGGGAGAACAACCCGTTGAGTCTTTGGAAGGATTCAATGGGGATAAAGTCTATACCTACTCCCGCAGTGAAGGGCTCTTTGGTGGGGTGACTCTGGAAGGCTCCGATCTAGATGATGATGACGAGCTGAACAAGGAATTTTATGGGCAGCCTATTACTGCTACTCAAATTTTCCAGCGGTCCTCTATGCAGGCACCTGTAGTTGTTGACTCACTCAAACAGGTTCTTCAACAAGCTGAAGCTGGGATTCGTTGA
- a CDS encoding DUF1816 domain-containing protein: MIKKIIPSSFNTKASKASDKNDDLCSGWWLEVGTANPPCIDFYGPFEGKAEAEVAKLEYV, translated from the coding sequence GTGATTAAAAAAATAATCCCAAGTAGTTTTAATACAAAAGCGTCAAAAGCCTCAGATAAGAATGATGATTTATGTTCAGGTTGGTGGTTAGAGGTGGGTACTGCAAATCCTCCCTGTATAGATTTCTATGGGCCTTTTGAAGGCAAAGCTGAGGCTGAGGTTGCAAAACTGGAATATGTCTAA
- a CDS encoding DUF4113 domain-containing protein — MSIMDEVNGRFGRGMLEIAALGLRQTWQMQLKWRSPRYTTCWNELPVASC; from the coding sequence ATGTCGATCATGGATGAGGTCAATGGACGGTTCGGGCGAGGGATGCTGGAGATTGCGGCATTGGGTCTACGGCAGACCTGGCAGATGCAGTTAAAATGGCGCTCTCCCCGATACACGACGTGTTGGAATGAGTTGCCAGTGGCAAGTTGCTGA